A window of the Thalassoglobus sp. JC818 genome harbors these coding sequences:
- a CDS encoding GntR family transcriptional regulator produces the protein MFVRVEKGSAVPISRQISDQIRAQCLSGQLPPGVQVPSVRQLARDLAVNQNTVLRVYEKLTAERFLEMRHGEGTFVASDLPFEDLNGHRSKFTEEFGQVVRQGRLLGLDGSTMHTLLDAALAAPLETEESVESVSAIENTKEQS, from the coding sequence ATGTTTGTTCGAGTTGAAAAGGGATCAGCAGTTCCCATCTCACGGCAAATTTCCGATCAGATCAGGGCGCAATGCCTTTCCGGACAGCTTCCTCCCGGAGTTCAAGTTCCATCGGTTCGCCAGCTGGCCCGGGATCTCGCGGTCAATCAAAACACGGTGCTTCGCGTTTACGAAAAATTGACCGCGGAAAGATTTCTTGAAATGAGGCACGGCGAAGGCACCTTCGTCGCGTCGGATCTGCCTTTCGAAGACTTAAACGGGCATCGTTCGAAGTTCACCGAAGAGTTCGGCCAGGTCGTTCGGCAAGGTCGCTTGCTCGGTCTGGATGGTTCGACAATGCACACGCTACTCGATGCCGCACTCGCCGCACCTCTCGAAACAGAAGAGTCGGTAGAGAGTGTATCTGCGATCGAAAACACAAAGGAGCAATCATGA
- a CDS encoding ABC transporter ATP-binding protein: MTEPVIQIQNVRKSFQNNTVLDGLNLSVTSGETFAFLGRNGVGKTTTIKLMMGLLTPDEGELSLLGVNPVTDPVKLRSMIGYLAEDQTMYDWMRVDEIIRFVAPFYPTWDQKLANEYVKQFELPIRTRIKHLSKGQTVRLGLVLALSHRPELVILDDPALGLDPIMRRDFNRDLVTHLQAEGRTVLYSSHLLYEVEAVADTVAILHEGKIVRVAATEDLRRDVKRITLSSQDLSKVGTQFQVLDGRLLVNEASLVVDNAPKAVQILDQEGIAYRTSDLNLDEIFEAFVMGDKRIRLEWPERESVAVPSVT, translated from the coding sequence ATGACTGAGCCCGTGATTCAGATTCAGAATGTTCGTAAGTCGTTCCAGAACAACACCGTGCTCGATGGACTCAATCTGTCCGTCACTTCCGGGGAAACGTTTGCTTTTCTGGGGCGAAACGGAGTCGGCAAGACGACGACGATTAAGTTAATGATGGGGCTGTTGACCCCCGATGAAGGAGAGTTGTCTCTGCTCGGAGTCAACCCGGTCACTGATCCCGTCAAGCTGCGGAGTATGATTGGTTACCTCGCAGAAGATCAGACCATGTATGACTGGATGCGAGTCGACGAAATCATTCGCTTCGTCGCTCCATTCTATCCAACATGGGATCAAAAACTGGCCAACGAGTATGTCAAACAATTCGAGCTTCCCATTCGGACACGAATTAAACATCTCTCGAAAGGGCAAACGGTGCGGCTGGGACTTGTGTTGGCCCTATCTCACCGGCCCGAGTTAGTCATTCTGGATGATCCCGCTCTCGGTTTAGACCCGATTATGAGGCGAGATTTTAACCGCGATCTCGTGACGCATCTCCAAGCTGAGGGGCGAACCGTTTTATATAGTTCGCACCTGCTCTATGAAGTCGAAGCTGTCGCTGACACCGTCGCCATTCTCCACGAGGGAAAAATCGTTCGAGTGGCAGCTACTGAAGACTTAAGGAGAGATGTCAAGCGGATCACGCTCAGCTCACAAGACCTCTCGAAAGTCGGAACGCAATTTCAAGTTCTCGACGGACGCCTGTTGGTCAACGAGGCAAGTCTTGTCGTCGACAATGCTCCGAAGGCGGTTCAGATTCTTGATCAGGAAGGGATCGCTTACCGGACGTCTGATCTGAACCTCGACGAAATCTTCGAAGCCTTTGTGATGGGGGATAAGAGGATTCGCCTCGAGTGGCCAGAGCGTGAATCAGTCGCTGTCCCCAGCGTTACATAA